The Tenebrio molitor chromosome 5, icTenMoli1.1, whole genome shotgun sequence genome has a segment encoding these proteins:
- the TfIIEalpha gene encoding general transcription factor IIE subunit 1: MSNEERLVTEVPSSLKQLARLVVRGFYTIEDALIVDMLVRNPCMKEDDICELLKFERKMLRARIATLKNDKFIQVRLRMETGADSKAQKVNYYFINYKTFVNVVKYKLDLMRKRLETEERDATSRASFKCPGCLKTFTDLEADQLFDYTTSEFRCTFCREVVEEDMSALPKKDSRLLLAKFNEQLEPLYILLREVEGIKLAPEVLEPEPVDISTIRGLDKKFVSHSQENWSGEATRNAGFVVEETRVDVTIGDENNTAGANARKEAPIWMMESTVITKDSELDSSKTADSIIDAANETSNNGKTDDIMSVLLAHEKRPSNLAANALKGLNNESDSSSDELNEVKEETGDIENSDSEEDDGIVPTVTVGNRVYNITDINDTIIAEMTQSEKEIYVQVFQDYYSHMNY; encoded by the coding sequence atgaGCAACGAAGAAAGATTAGTGACAGAGGTGCCCAGCAGTCTTAAGCAGCTCGCCAGGTTAGTGGTAAGAGGTTTTTATACGATTGAAGATGCCCTAATAGTAGACATGCTGGTGCGAAATCCGTGTATGAAAGAGGACGATATTTGTGAACTTTTAAAATTCGAAAGGAAAATGCTGCGTGCCCGCATAGCTACATTAAAAAACGACAAATTTATTCAAGTGAGATTACGAATGGAAACTGGGGCTGACAGTAAAGCCCAAAAAGTAAACTATTACTTCATTAATTATAAGACTTTTGTGAACGTGGTGAAATACAAATTAGATCTCATGCGAAAACGTCTTGAAACGGAAGAACGAGATGCAACAAGTCGAGCGAGTTTCAAGTGCCCCGGGTGTCTAAAGACGTTCACCGATTTAGAAGCGGATCAGTTATTTGATTACACCACAAGCGAATTTCGGTGCACCTTCTGTAGAGAAGTTGTGGAAGAAGACATGTCAGCGCTTCCAAAAAAGGATTCTCGTCTGCTTTTAGCGAAATTTAACGAACAACTGGAACCgctttatattttattacgtgAAGTGGAAGGAATTAAACTGGCTCCTGAAGTGCTGGAACCAGAACCTGTGGATATAAGCACAATTCGAGGATTAGACAAGAAGTTTGTGTCACATTCTCAAGAAAACTGGTCTGGAGAAGCAACAAGGAATGCCGGATTTGTCGTTGAAGAAACCCGGGTTGACGTTACGATTGGCGACGAGAACAACACAGCAGGAGCCAACGCGAGAAAGGAAGCGCCAATTTGGATGATGGAATCCACAGTCATAACAAAAGATTCTGAACTTGATTCCAGTAAAACTGCAGATTCTATCATTGACGCGGCCAATGAAACGAGTAATAACGGCAAGACCGACGATATCATGAGCGTATTGTTGGCACACGAAAAGAGACCATCAAACTTGGCTGCCAACGCCCTCAAGGGGTTAAATAACGAATCAGACTCGAGTTCTGACGAATTGAACGAAGTTAAAGAAGAGACCGGCGACATAGAAAATTCAGACAGCGAGGAAGACGATGGAATTGTTCCCACAGTTACTGTCGGAAATCGTGTTTACAATATAACCGACATCAATGACACTATTATTGCCGAAATGACACAATCCGAGAAAGAAATCTATGTTCAAGTGTTTCAGGATTACTATTCACAtatgaattattaa
- the beta'COP gene encoding coatomer subunit beta': MPLRLDIKRKLTARSDRVKCVDLHPTEPWMLCSLYSGNINVWNHENQQLVKTFEVCDLPVRAAKFVPRKNWIVAGSDDMQIRVFNYNTLDRVHAFEAHSDYVRCIVIHPTQSYILTGSDDMLIKLWNWEKAWACQQVFEGHSHYVMQIAINPKDNNTFVSASLDRTLKVWQLGASTANFTLEGHEKGVNCVDYYHGGDKPYIISGADDRLVKIWDYQNKTCVQTLEGHTQNISSVCFHPELPIVLTGSEDGTVKVWHANTHRLESSLNYGFERVWAICCLKGSNNVVLGYDEGSILVKVGREEPAVSMDASGGKIIWARHSELQQANLKALPEGAEIRDGERLPVAIKDMGACEIYPQTIQHNPNGRFVVVCGDGEYIIYTAMALRNKAFGSAQEFVWAQDSSEYAIREAGSTVRIYKNFKEKKNFKPDFGAEGIFGGWLLGVRSVSGLTFYDWDTLDLIRRIEIQPRAIYWSDNGKLVCLATEDSYYILSYDVDQVQKAKDDGSTAEDGVEAAFEVLGEVNETVRTGLWVGDCFIYTNAVNRINYFVGGELVTIAHLDRPLYVLGYVPRDDRLYLADKELGVVSYQLLLSVLEYQTAVMRRDFTTADRVLPSIPKEHRTRVAHFLEKQGFKKQALAVSTDPEHRFELALALEDLNTARVLAQEANNPQKWSQLGELAASTNNLQLAKECMQRAQDYGGLLLLATSSGDENLVKSLGENTLFEGKHNLAFLSYFLLGDLNKCLDILISTGRLPEAAFFARSYLPDKISEVVGLWKTKLSTTNEKAGQSLADPKDYENLFPGLNEAIAAQKFYNSENRGLPLAANAKKITPNHDRNLVNEMKAAQGIEAFNLPQTSHQVPRSEQKAPVGLEQEDEDDLDLDLEGVNIDDNIDTSEINIDDDLLSD, from the exons ATG CCGCTTCGCTTGGACATAAAACGCAAACTTACGGCACGCTCAGATCGAGTAAAATGTGTCGATTTGCATCCAACCGAGCCGTGGATGCTTTGTTCCTTATACAGCGGCAACATTAACGTTTGGAATCATGAAAATCAACAACTAGTCAAGACTTTTGAAGTATGTGATCTACCTGTAAGAGCTGCAAAATTTGTACCACGCAAGAATTGGATCGTTGCCGGTTCAGATGACATGCAAATACGAGTTTTTAACTATAACACGTTAGACCGCGTACACGCTTTTGAAGCACACTCTGATTATGTTCGCTGCATTGTTATTCATCCTACTCAGTCATACATCCTCACAGGGAGTG ATGACATGTTAATTAAGTTGTGGAACTGGGAAAAAGCATGGGCATGCCAGCAGGTTTTCGAAGGTCATTCTCATTATGTCATGCAAATCGCGATTAATCCCAAAGACAACAACACTTTTGTAAGTGCTTCTCTCGATCGCACTTTGAAAGTGTGGCAGTTGGGGGCTTCTACCGCGAATTTCACTCTGGAGGGGCACGAAAAGGGTGTCAATTGTGTTGATTATTATCATGGTGGTGACAAACCCTACATTATTTCTGGCGCTGATGATCGCCTCGTCAAAATCTGGGACTATCAGAACAAAACATGCGTTCAAACCCTTGAAGGGCACACCCAAAATATCAGTTCAGTTTGCTTCCACCCAGAACTACCCATTGTACTGACGGGAAGCGAAGACGGCACCGTCAAAGTCTGGCACGCCAATACTCATAGGCTTGAGAGTAGTCTCAATTACGGTTTTGAGAGAGTTTGGGCCATTTGCTGTCTGAAAGGGTCTAATAATGTTGTATTGGGCTATGACGAGGGTAGCATCTTGGTTAAAGTTGGGCGCGAAGAACCTGCCGTGAGCATGGACGCTAGCGGAGGTAAAATAATTTGGGCGAGACATTCTGAATTGCAACAGGCGAACCTGAAAGCTTTGCCGGAAGGTGCAGAAATAAGAGATGGGGAGCGTTTACCTGTTGCAATTAAAGATATGGGAGCATGCGAAATTTATCCGCAGACAATTCAACATAATCCGAACGGGCGATTTGTTGTGGTTTGTGGAGATGGCGAATACATAATCTACACAGCCATGGCTTTGCGTAATAAAGCGTTTGGAAGCGCCCAAGAATTTGTTTGGGCGCAAGATTCGAGCGAGTATGCCATAAGAGAAGCGGGTTCGACTGTCAGGATTTATAAAAACTTTAAAGAGAAAAAGAACTTTAAGCCAGATTTTGGAGCGGAAGGAATTTTCGGAGGGTGGTTGCTCGGGGTTAGGTCAGTATCTGGGCTCACCTTCTACGATTGGGACACTTTGGATTTAATTAGGAGAATTGAGATACAGCCGCGAGCCATTTACTGGTCCGACAACGGTAAATTAGTTTGTCTAGCGACCGAAGATAGTTACTATATTTTATCATATGATGTTGATCAAGTACAAAAAGCTAAAGATGACGGGAGTACGGCTGAAGATGGCGTCGAAGCAGCCTTCGAAGTGTTGGGAGAGGTAAATGAAACGGTCCGTACAGGATTGTGGGTCGGGGATTGTTTCATTTACACGAACGCAGTCAACAGGATTAATTACTTCGTCGGTGGAGAACTCGTTACCATAGCCCATCTAGACCGGCCCCTTTACGTCTTGGGTTATGTACCACGCGACGACAGACTCTATCTCGCCGACAAAGAATTAGGGGTGGTCAGTTATCAGTTACTCTTGTCCGTCCTTGAATATCAAACCGCGGTGATGAGACGAGACTTCACCACAGCAGATAGAGTGTTACCCTCCATCCCCAAAGAACACCGCACCAGAGTGGCCCATTTCCTTGAGAAACAAGGATTTAAGAAACAAGCCTTGGCAGTGAGCACCGACCCCGAGCACAGATTCGAACTGGCCCTAGCTCTAGAAGATTTAAATACCGCGCGGGTCTTGGCACAAGAAGCGAACAACCCGCAGAAGTGGAGTCAGTTGGGCGAACTGGCCGCGTCCACGAACAATTTGCAGCTCGCAAAGGAGTGCATGCAGCGCGCTCAGGATTACGGAGGATTACTTTTACTAGCCACGAGTTCCGGCGACGAGAACTTGGTGAAGAGTTTGGGAGAAAATACGCTTTTCGAGGGCAAGCACAATTTGGCGTTCTTGTCGTATTTTCTGTTGGGCGATTTGAACAAGTGTCTTGACATTTTGATCTCGACTGGGCGACTACCAGAAGCAGCATTTTTCGCACGTTCATATTTACCCGACAAAATTTCCGAAGTCGTGGGATTGTGGAAGACCAAGTTGTCGACGACGAACGAGAAAGCGGGACAAAGTTTGGCCGATCCCAAAGATTACGAAAATCTGTTTCCCGGATTGAACGAAGCAATTGCAGCGCAAAAATTCTACAACAGTGAAAATAGAGGATTACCGTTGGCCGCCAATGCAAAGAAAATTACACCAAATCACGATAGAAACCTCGTAAACGAAATGAAAGCCGCACAAGGAATAGAAGCCTTTAACCTGCCACAGacaag CCATCAAGTTCCACGTAGTGAGCAAAAAGCACCAGTCGGATTAGAACAAGAAGATGAAGATGATCTAGATCTGGATTTGGAAGGTGTTAACATCGACGACAATATAGATACCTCC GAAATTAACATTGATGATGATTTGTTAAGTGattaa
- the LOC138132188 gene encoding uncharacterized protein isoform X1, translated as MESRIETSELQQLVGSDVDGENDDSTAQDDNINEIKVVSPVRSNKCILQMSSSGNTSHSSVAKLGNRYNLGVNPTNSKVSFVNEKRINRDPNKTTTARPRNVHKDNNTNVRHHCFISEVPDVRHMEKALLGLLADFHSGKLRAFASGCTMEQMTNIRQQQEKLAKLHFDLGAATMPSLNDENLLRSQNTMSQLIQRLEQLSVSIEGLHSNTSK; from the exons atggaATCAAGGATAGAAACGTCTGAATTACAGCAACTGGTGGGAAGTGACGTAGATGGAGAAAATGACGATAGTACAGCGCAAGATGATAACattaacgaaataaaagtTGTGTCGCCTGTTAGGAGTAACAAA TGTATATTACAGATGTCTTCATCTGGAAACACCAGTCACAGTTCTGTTGCGAAATTGGGTAACCGTTATAATTTGGGTGTGAATCCAACTAATTCAAAAGTATCATTTGTGAATGAGAAGCGCATAAATCGCGACCCCAACAAGACCACTACTGCCAGACCTAGAAATGTGCATAAAg ACAATAACACAAATGTCCGACATCATTGTTTTATCTCTGAAGTGCCTGATGTGAGACACATGGAAAAAGCTCTCTTGGGGCTTTTAGCAGACTTTCATTCTGGTAAACTCAGAGCGTTTGCTAGTGGATGTACCATggaacaaatgacaaatattagacaacaacaagaaaaattagCCAAGCTTCACTTTGACTTGGGAGCAGCTACAATGCCTTCACTTAATGATGAAAATCTCCTAAGATCACAAAATACCATGAGTCAACTTATCCAAAGATTAGAACAGTTAAGTGTGTCTATAGAAGGGCTGCACAGCAACACCAGCAAATAA
- the LOC138132187 gene encoding aladin-like: protein MRNLEDFSIPNDGEITLCEINGRMQCANYEYANVSVFTNSVDKHPKIHITRDLLHHTNLGDEGRALFLPTDVPFLKQLTQVYSEQGFKEALRTASLHHHFLISKSAFLLLKFHSYLRKVQLVFNPNLECNGTELIDELSQTRNWANNFIKCIAWHLHCSRLAVATSDDSVRIYCNDSNFVPLLRCKQQKNITCLAWRPMSLTEIAVGHETGIIIWHVDFNSLVARPSVSNTIMLHKLEHQPLMSLAWSPRGNILVSAAANDSNILVWDVELNKTSPLKGSRDSGNILLKWSPAKDKLLSVSNGLVFRIWDCQHWESDRWTVLSGRVQAACWSNCGTNLLFATNTEPIIYGLTIKSDQIFTSNVDTSINHAVPLFDLTKLDLEGTAVGGTVQCMETDPKGNHLAIFFKETNCIAVFNVAKMPVLQLIPSSLIVGLAAEVPSTIAFQQNFSCGACLSIGWSSGRLQHFPIIYTDLTNNFNESQYAQSPLLNCSK from the exons atgagaaatttagaagatttttcCATACCTAATGATGGCGAAATCACCTTATGCGAAATAAATGGACGGATGCAGTGCGCAAATTACGAATATGCAAACGTTTCAGTTTTCACAAATTCG GTCGATAAACACCCAAAGATTCACATAACTCGTGATTTGTTACATCATACAAACTTGGGAGATGAAGGCAGAGCTTTATTTTTACCCACTGatgttccatttttaaaacagCTGACTCAAGTGTATTCAGAACAAGGTTTTAAGGAAGCTCTTCGCACTGCATCTTTACACCATCACTTCCTTATATCTAAAAGCGCAttcttattattaaaatttcatagttatttaagaaaaGTCCAGCTGGTTTTTAATCCTAACTTAGAATGCAATGGGACAGAGTTAATTGATGAACTTAGTCAGACAAGAAACTGggctaataattttataaaatgtattgCATGGCATTTACATTGCTCTCGCTTAGCAGTAGCAACAAGTGATGACAGTGTGAGAATTTATTGTAATGATAGTAACTTTGTTCCTTTACTGAGATGTaagcaacaaaaaaacataacttgtCTGGCATGGAGACCAATGTCTTTAACAGAAATTGCAGTTGGACATGAGACTGGGATCATAATTTGGCATGTAGATTTTAATTCattg GTAGCTAGACCTTCTGTGAGTAATACCATCATGTTACATAAACTAGAACATCAACCTTTAATGAGTTTAGCTTGGAGTCCCAGGGGCAACATCTTAGTTAGTGCTGCTGCTAATGATTCAAATATTCTAGTTTGGGAtgttgaattaaataaaactagcCCATTAAAGGGTTCTAGAGATTCTGGAAATATTCTTTTAAAGTGGTCTCCAGCTAAAGATAAATTATTAAGTGTTTCAAATGGACTTGTTTtcag aatATGGGATTGTCAACATTGGGAAAGTGATCGCTGGACAGTGCTATCAGGAAGAGTTCAAGCAGCCTGTTGGTCTAACTGTGgcacaaatttattatttgctaCAAACACAGAACCAATAATTTATGGATTGACCATTAAGAGTGATCAAATATTTACCAGCAATGTGGATACATCAATTAATCATGCTGTTCCACTTTTTGATCTTACTAAACTTGATTTGGAAGGAACAGCAGTTGGTGGTACTGTTCAGTGTATGGAAACTGACCCAAAAGGAAACCATTtagccattttttttaaagaaacaaaTTGTATTGCAGTTTTTAATGTTGCTAAAATGCCAGTGCTTCAATTAATACcgag ctCTTTAATTGTGGGTTTAGCAGCAGAAGTGCCAAGTACAATAGCATTTCAACAGAATTTCAGCTGTGGTGCTTGTTTATCAATTGGCTGGTCAAGTGGACGTCTTCAACACTTTCCAATTATTTATACAGATTtgacaaacaattttaatgaaagTCAATATGCTCAGTCACCACTcttaaattgttcaaaataa
- the LOC138132188 gene encoding uncharacterized protein isoform X2, whose protein sequence is MESRIETSELQQLVGSDVDGENDDSTAQDDNINEIKVVSPVRSNKMSSSGNTSHSSVAKLGNRYNLGVNPTNSKVSFVNEKRINRDPNKTTTARPRNVHKDNNTNVRHHCFISEVPDVRHMEKALLGLLADFHSGKLRAFASGCTMEQMTNIRQQQEKLAKLHFDLGAATMPSLNDENLLRSQNTMSQLIQRLEQLSVSIEGLHSNTSK, encoded by the exons atggaATCAAGGATAGAAACGTCTGAATTACAGCAACTGGTGGGAAGTGACGTAGATGGAGAAAATGACGATAGTACAGCGCAAGATGATAACattaacgaaataaaagtTGTGTCGCCTGTTAGGAGTAACAAA ATGTCTTCATCTGGAAACACCAGTCACAGTTCTGTTGCGAAATTGGGTAACCGTTATAATTTGGGTGTGAATCCAACTAATTCAAAAGTATCATTTGTGAATGAGAAGCGCATAAATCGCGACCCCAACAAGACCACTACTGCCAGACCTAGAAATGTGCATAAAg ACAATAACACAAATGTCCGACATCATTGTTTTATCTCTGAAGTGCCTGATGTGAGACACATGGAAAAAGCTCTCTTGGGGCTTTTAGCAGACTTTCATTCTGGTAAACTCAGAGCGTTTGCTAGTGGATGTACCATggaacaaatgacaaatattagacaacaacaagaaaaattagCCAAGCTTCACTTTGACTTGGGAGCAGCTACAATGCCTTCACTTAATGATGAAAATCTCCTAAGATCACAAAATACCATGAGTCAACTTATCCAAAGATTAGAACAGTTAAGTGTGTCTATAGAAGGGCTGCACAGCAACACCAGCAAATAA